ATAGACTTCTTTCTTCTTGTCGGCCAGCACTTTGAACTGCTCGAAGACCGTCTGCAGTTGCTCGGTATTCAGGTGGTAGCCCAAGGCTTTGGCGCGATCGGCCAGTGCGGCGCGTCCGCTGTGCTTGCCCAAGACCAGGTCGGTCTTGGCCAGTCCGACATCCTCGGGGCGCATGATCTCGTAGGTGCTGCGCTCTTTCAACATGCCGTCCTGATGGATGCCCGCTTCATGCGCGAAGGCATTTCGGCCGACAATCGCTTTGTTGCGCTGCACCTGAATGCCCGTGATGTTCGACACCAGCCGGCTGGTGGGGACCAACCGCTCGGTAACGATGCCCGTGCGGGTGTGATAGTGATCGTTGCGCGTGCGCAGCGCCATCACGACCTCTTCCAGGGCACAGTTGCCGGCCCGTTCGCCGATGCCGTTGATCGTGCATTCGATCTGGCCGGCGCCGTTTTCGATCGCGGCCAGGCTGTTGGCCACTGCCAGGCCCAGGTCGTTATGGCAGTGAATGCTGATCACGGCGCGATCGATGTTGGGCACCCGTTCGCGCAGAGTGCGAATCACGCCGCCGATGTGCGCCGGCGTGGCGTAGCCCACCGTGTCGGGAATATTGACCGTCGTGGCACCGGCGCCGATCGCGGCCTCGACTACCTGGCACAAGAAATCGATCTCGGTGCGCGAGGCGTCCTCGGGCGAGAATTCGATATCGGGACAGTAACTGGCAGCACGCGTGACCGACGCTACGGCGCGGCGGATGATCTCGTCCTTGTCCATCTTCAACTTGAATTCGCGATGGATGGCGCTGGTGGCCAGGAAGACGTGGATCCTCGAACGCTCGGCCCCCTTCA
The Pirellulales bacterium genome window above contains:
- a CDS encoding 2-isopropylmalate synthase; translation: MTANENAKRPAERSIKIFDTTLRDGEQSPGASMNITEKLEVAQALVDLGVDIIEAGFPIASPGDFEAVKAIASNVRGAVICGLARSANDDIDRAWDALKGAERSRIHVFLATSAIHREFKLKMDKDEIIRRAVASVTRAASYCPDIEFSPEDASRTEIDFLCQVVEAAIGAGATTVNIPDTVGYATPAHIGGVIRTLRERVPNIDRAVISIHCHNDLGLAVANSLAAIENGAGQIECTINGIGERAGNCALEEVVMALRTRNDHYHTRTGIVTERLVPTSRLVSNITGIQVQRNKAIVGRNAFAHEAGIHQDGMLKERSTYEIMRPEDVGLAKTDLVLGKHSGRAALADRAKALGYHLNTEQLQTVFEQFKVLADKKKEVYDADIAALIDQEIREVPETWTIAGYRLVAESGQVPPTVTLTLRRGNDEVTEEVTVGDGPFDALFHAVERITGVEVVCRDFNVHSITMGKDAQAEVTVEVEHQRQIYRGRGVSTDSVEASAQAFLNAVNRVAAQLEHDGKTAEAKAVGNAS